In the genome of Candoia aspera isolate rCanAsp1 chromosome 1, rCanAsp1.hap2, whole genome shotgun sequence, one region contains:
- the MDK gene encoding midkine isoform X2, producing the protein MQARGLFLLLVLILLVVSSEAGKIKKDKVKKNGSDCEEWRWGPCIPNSKDCGVGFREGTCHEETKKLKCKIPCNWKKEFGADCKYKFESWGGCDSATGLKARSGTLKKALYNAECQETIQVTKPCSPKAKSKSKARKGKGKD; encoded by the exons ATGCAGGCCCGTGGACTCTTTCTCCTCTTGGTTCTCATCCTTCTGGTTGTATCTTCAGAAGCTGGCAAGATTAAGAAGG ACAAGGTCAAGAAAAATGGTTCCGATTGTGAGGAGTGGCGCTGGGGTCCTTGTATCCCCAACAGCAAGGACTGTGGCGTGGGCTTCCGTGAAGGAACTTGTCATGAAGAGACCAAGAAACTCAAATGCAAGATTCCATGCAACTGGAAGAAGGAGTTTGGAG CTGATTGCAAGTACAAGTTTGAGAGCTGGGGTGGCTGTGACTCTGCAACAGGTCTGAAGGCCCGTTCAGGTACTCTGAAGAAAGCTCTTTACAATGCTGAGTGCCAGGAAACTATTCAAGTGACTAAGCCCTGCTCTCCTAAGGCCAAGTCAAAATCCAAAG ccagaaaaggaaaagggaaggactAG
- the MDK gene encoding midkine isoform X1 produces the protein MQARGLFLLLVLILLVVSSEAGKIKKDKVKKNGSDCEEWRWGPCIPNSKDCGVGFREGTCHEETKKLKCKIPCNWKKEFGADCKYKFESWGGCDSATGLKARSGTLKKALYNAECQETIQVTKPCSPKAKSKSKVLPGGTVRPGEVKTSSIANPVPMSRIPNWHSARKGKGKD, from the exons ATGCAGGCCCGTGGACTCTTTCTCCTCTTGGTTCTCATCCTTCTGGTTGTATCTTCAGAAGCTGGCAAGATTAAGAAGG ACAAGGTCAAGAAAAATGGTTCCGATTGTGAGGAGTGGCGCTGGGGTCCTTGTATCCCCAACAGCAAGGACTGTGGCGTGGGCTTCCGTGAAGGAACTTGTCATGAAGAGACCAAGAAACTCAAATGCAAGATTCCATGCAACTGGAAGAAGGAGTTTGGAG CTGATTGCAAGTACAAGTTTGAGAGCTGGGGTGGCTGTGACTCTGCAACAGGTCTGAAGGCCCGTTCAGGTACTCTGAAGAAAGCTCTTTACAATGCTGAGTGCCAGGAAACTATTCAAGTGACTAAGCCCTGCTCTCCTAAGGCCAAGTCAAAATCCAAAG TGCTTCCTGGGGGCACAGTGAGACCTGGAGAAGTTAAGACAAGCAGCATCGCTAATCCTGTTCCAATGTCCAGAATTCCTAACTGGCATTCTG ccagaaaaggaaaagggaaggactAG